From a region of the Nocardia sp. XZ_19_385 genome:
- a CDS encoding ROK family protein, which yields MTRQIAGAHPLTVGIDVGGTNIRASVVDAEGQVLDTVVAPTPHSARALEDALARSVRELCERHQIGAVGLAVAGFITSDRTTVRFAPHLPWQDTPVAKRLTERLELPVILEHDANAAAWAEYRFGAAAGGHNVVLVAIGTGIGAALLIEGKLYRGTHGVAPELGHLQVVPQGRACPCGKHGCWERYCSGTALADTAIELLATDPVSSTVLAREVYRDPGSLTGRRVAGAAQDGDPIAVAAMADFARWLGLGLAFVSDIFDPDLVVIAGGVSSSSALFLDDAREEYARAVTGAGHRPLARIRTTQLGEAAGMIGAAELARAVLVDTNHRPSRVS from the coding sequence ATGACCCGCCAGATCGCCGGTGCCCACCCCCTGACCGTCGGAATCGACGTCGGCGGCACCAACATTCGCGCCTCCGTGGTCGACGCGGAAGGTCAGGTGCTCGACACCGTCGTGGCGCCGACGCCGCATTCGGCGCGCGCCCTGGAGGACGCGCTGGCCCGTTCGGTCCGCGAGCTGTGCGAGCGCCATCAGATCGGCGCGGTCGGTCTCGCGGTGGCCGGGTTCATCACCAGCGACCGCACCACCGTCCGCTTCGCGCCGCACCTGCCGTGGCAGGACACCCCCGTCGCGAAGCGGCTGACCGAACGCCTGGAGTTGCCGGTCATCCTGGAGCACGACGCCAACGCCGCCGCCTGGGCCGAGTACCGCTTCGGCGCGGCCGCGGGCGGCCACAATGTGGTGCTCGTCGCCATCGGCACCGGGATCGGCGCGGCGCTGCTGATCGAGGGCAAGCTGTATCGCGGAACGCACGGCGTCGCACCGGAACTCGGTCATCTGCAGGTGGTTCCCCAGGGCCGGGCCTGCCCGTGCGGCAAGCACGGCTGCTGGGAAAGGTATTGCAGCGGAACGGCCTTGGCCGACACCGCGATCGAACTGCTGGCCACCGACCCGGTCAGCTCCACCGTCCTGGCCCGCGAGGTCTACCGCGACCCCGGCTCCCTCACCGGCCGCCGCGTCGCCGGCGCCGCCCAGGACGGCGACCCGATCGCCGTCGCCGCGATGGCCGACTTCGCCCGCTGGCTCGGCCTCGGCCTGGCCTTCGTCAGCGACATCTTCGACCCGGACCTGGTAGTGATCGCGGGCGGCGTAAGCAGCTCCTCCGCCCTCTTCCTGGACGACGCCCGAGAGGAGTACGCCCGCGCCGTCACCGGCGCGGGCCATCGCCCCCTGGCCCGCATCCGCACCACCCAACTGGGTGAGGCGGCCGGCATGATCGGCGCCGCCGAACTGGCCCGAGCGGTCTTGGTCGACACCAACCACCGCCCTTCCCGCGTCAGCTGA
- a CDS encoding DUF4189 domain-containing protein: MSYPHGQYPGEQPGQPYQPTQPYQGDPYQSGPQYQQHGQYPPGPPYQPPPYGPGGPSGGGGGGKMAAIIVAILIGVVAIVGVVGVLVIRSNKDDPDTVAATTTSTSSSSSSAASTSETTTTESPTPTTSAKPVTWIAATYKEDTNQVVWVRSTISQDSATNQVQTDCGGGCPNPIWSRNGCIALAFGQNGGWGSDWGSTTEEAESKAIKTATGVYNVSGPFELWSKCAFE, translated from the coding sequence ATGTCATACCCGCACGGGCAGTATCCCGGCGAGCAACCGGGTCAGCCCTACCAGCCGACCCAGCCCTACCAGGGTGATCCGTACCAGTCGGGTCCGCAGTACCAGCAGCACGGCCAGTACCCGCCGGGGCCGCCCTACCAGCCGCCGCCGTACGGCCCGGGCGGGCCCTCGGGTGGCGGTGGCGGCGGCAAGATGGCCGCGATCATCGTGGCGATCCTGATCGGTGTGGTCGCCATCGTCGGCGTGGTCGGCGTGCTGGTGATCCGCAGCAACAAGGACGATCCCGACACCGTCGCGGCGACAACCACCTCGACGTCCTCCTCGTCGAGCAGCGCCGCGTCGACGTCGGAGACCACGACCACGGAGTCGCCGACGCCGACCACCTCGGCGAAGCCCGTCACCTGGATCGCGGCGACCTACAAGGAGGACACCAACCAGGTCGTCTGGGTGCGCTCCACCATCAGCCAGGACTCCGCCACCAATCAGGTGCAGACCGACTGTGGTGGGGGATGCCCGAATCCGATCTGGTCCCGCAACGGCTGCATCGCGCTGGCGTTCGGGCAGAACGGTGGCTGGGGTTCGGACTGGGGCTCCACTACCGAGGAAGCCGAGTCCAAGGCGATCAAGACCGCGACCGGTGTGTACAACGTGTCCGGGCCGTTCGAGCTCTGGTCGAAGTGCGCTTTCGAGTAG
- a CDS encoding AarF/ABC1/UbiB kinase family protein has protein sequence MVRRDTGGRIVQLPKRTPADGGGVPPAGKLVRSAKLAGVPVAFAGRRMAGVGKRAMGRSVDEVDREIRLRTAQHMFEVLGELKGCIAKLGQLLAVYEFVLPDEVAAPYREALGRLQDSAPAMLPATVHGVLATHIGAGWRSRFQEFDDRRPAAASVGQVHRAVWHDGRPVAVKVMYPGARQAIYDDLQSLRRIGPLFSALLPGADTKAVIEALCSYIREELDYSLEATHQRAFAAAYADDPDFVVPQVIAQYGDVLITEWLDGISLSRLIALGSRPDGPLRPERNRIGLLILRFLLSGPARAGLLYGDPHPGNFRVMPDGRLGVVDFGACAPWPHGYLDMAKDFAPALFSCTPAELESAIRRHGYIEPGRDLDIETVIARLTPIRDAVTAPTIALTPNWLRTHLRAVTDLRVTNVIRQLTMPSQHTPVARTALAGLGVLGQLRAELPLRAEFTRWFPEIVDTLD, from the coding sequence ATGGTCCGCCGCGACACCGGTGGTCGAATAGTGCAGCTGCCCAAGCGGACCCCGGCAGACGGGGGCGGGGTCCCACCGGCGGGCAAGCTGGTGCGCAGCGCGAAGCTGGCGGGGGTGCCGGTGGCGTTCGCGGGCCGGCGGATGGCCGGGGTCGGCAAACGGGCAATGGGCCGATCGGTCGACGAGGTCGATCGCGAGATCCGGTTGCGCACCGCCCAGCACATGTTCGAGGTGCTCGGCGAGTTGAAGGGATGCATCGCCAAACTCGGCCAGCTGCTCGCGGTGTACGAGTTCGTACTGCCCGACGAGGTAGCCGCGCCGTATCGGGAAGCACTGGGCCGACTACAGGATTCGGCCCCGGCGATGCTCCCGGCGACGGTGCACGGTGTGCTCGCGACACATATCGGAGCCGGCTGGCGCTCCAGGTTCCAGGAATTCGACGACCGGCGACCCGCGGCCGCTTCGGTGGGCCAAGTACATCGCGCGGTCTGGCACGACGGACGACCGGTCGCGGTCAAGGTCATGTACCCCGGCGCCCGCCAAGCGATCTACGACGACCTGCAATCCCTACGCCGCATCGGCCCGCTCTTCTCGGCGCTGCTCCCCGGCGCCGACACCAAGGCCGTCATCGAAGCCCTGTGCTCCTACATCCGCGAGGAACTCGACTACTCCCTGGAAGCAACCCACCAACGAGCCTTCGCCGCCGCCTACGCCGACGACCCGGATTTCGTTGTCCCCCAGGTCATCGCCCAATACGGCGACGTCCTGATCACCGAATGGCTGGACGGCATCTCCCTATCCCGCCTCATCGCCCTCGGCTCGAGGCCCGACGGCCCCCTCCGTCCCGAACGCAACCGCATCGGCCTACTGATCCTACGTTTCCTCCTATCCGGCCCAGCCCGCGCCGGCCTCCTCTACGGCGACCCCCACCCCGGCAACTTCCGCGTCATGCCCGACGGCCGCCTAGGCGTAGTCGACTTCGGCGCCTGCGCCCCCTGGCCCCACGGCTACCTGGACATGGCCAAAGACTTCGCCCCCGCCCTATTCTCCTGCACCCCGGCCGAATTAGAGTCCGCAATCCGCCGCCACGGCTACATCGAACCCGGCCGCGACCTCGACATCGAAACCGTCATCGCCCGCCTAACCCCCATCCGCGACGCCGTCACCGCCCCCACCATCGCCCTAACCCCCAACTGGCTCCGCACCCACCTCCGCGCCGTCACCGACCTCCGCGTCACCAACGTAATCCGCCAACTAACCATGCCCTCCCAACACACCCCCGTCGCCCGCACCGCCCTAGCCGGCCTAGGCGTCCTAGGCCAACTCCGCGCCGAACTCCCCCTCCGCGCCGAATTCACCCGCTGGTTCCCCGAAATCGTCGACACCCTCGACTAG
- a CDS encoding sporulation protein, whose amino-acid sequence MFKKLLAAAGVGGAEVETELFTPGVQPGGVAEGVIRLRGGKIAQDIAEVEVEFVTRVEHERDDHEGVRDMGFGRTWVQGPFRLEAGAFAEFRFGARAPMETPITFYNGRVLPGTWVALRTIVDVHGAVDATDTDPIGIGALPAQHVLLEAVERLGFGLRSADVEYGRIRNSTQTLPFYQEIEFAGSPRYPQLTQLEVTFMPNDQGMSVVLEADKRGGLWSESRDVLDALWVDYATLGQRDWAAELHHRLAGLAARR is encoded by the coding sequence ATGTTCAAGAAATTGCTGGCCGCGGCGGGAGTCGGCGGCGCCGAGGTCGAGACCGAACTGTTCACCCCCGGTGTGCAGCCCGGCGGCGTCGCCGAAGGTGTGATCCGGTTGCGGGGCGGCAAGATCGCCCAGGACATCGCCGAGGTCGAGGTGGAGTTCGTGACCCGGGTGGAGCACGAGCGCGACGACCATGAGGGCGTGCGGGACATGGGATTCGGGCGCACCTGGGTGCAGGGTCCGTTCCGGCTGGAGGCAGGCGCGTTCGCCGAGTTCCGTTTCGGCGCCCGGGCACCGATGGAAACCCCGATCACCTTCTACAACGGGCGCGTGCTGCCTGGTACCTGGGTGGCCCTGCGCACCATCGTCGACGTGCACGGCGCGGTCGACGCCACCGACACCGACCCGATCGGAATCGGCGCCCTGCCCGCCCAGCATGTGCTGCTGGAGGCCGTCGAACGCCTGGGCTTCGGATTGCGCAGCGCCGACGTGGAATACGGGCGCATCCGCAACAGCACCCAGACCCTGCCGTTCTATCAGGAGATCGAATTCGCCGGCTCGCCCCGGTATCCGCAGCTCACCCAGCTCGAGGTCACCTTCATGCCGAACGATCAGGGCATGAGCGTGGTGCTCGAGGCGGACAAGCGCGGCGGCCTGTGGTCGGAGAGCCGCGACGTACTCGACGCGCTCTGGGTCGATTACGCCACGCTGGGTCAACGGGATTGGGCCGCCGAACTGCACCACCGGCTCGCTGGGCTGGCCGCACGCCGCTGA
- a CDS encoding Fic family protein, with the protein MLFPTPELTAADARVLADVDRMRAELRHELQAKPGKWTGGLRKFLTADAVAASNSIEGFKVSTIDVEDLIAGERDVEVSEENKAETLAYERTMTYIQTLHDVDDFTYSKGFLNALHWLLQGHRHTERRPAGQWRRGPVYVTDARDPSIAAYTAPDADQVSTLMEELVDWLNTDDGQHPLVRAAMAHLHLVSIHPWADGNGRMSRSLQTLVIAREGVLAPEFSSVEAWLGRPGNTWEYYQVLGRRGSTYRPDQDVSEWLRFSLTAYHQQAQTVHARWVRSGTVWARLAKYVAGIRLDDRVVSALHDAAMSGRVRRTRYEQAEGLSVQQAQRDLRDLVALEVLEPVGRTRARFYKPGPAFPEAALDAASTPTALDDPYAGL; encoded by the coding sequence GTGTTGTTTCCGACGCCCGAACTGACCGCCGCCGATGCCCGCGTCCTCGCCGATGTGGATCGGATGCGCGCGGAATTGCGCCATGAGCTCCAGGCCAAACCCGGCAAATGGACAGGCGGGCTCCGCAAGTTCCTGACTGCGGACGCAGTCGCCGCGTCGAACTCCATCGAAGGCTTCAAAGTCTCCACCATCGACGTAGAAGATCTGATCGCAGGCGAACGGGATGTCGAGGTTTCAGAGGAGAACAAGGCCGAGACACTCGCCTACGAGCGAACGATGACCTACATCCAAACCCTGCACGACGTAGACGATTTCACGTACAGCAAGGGCTTCCTCAATGCACTGCATTGGCTGCTTCAAGGACATCGGCACACCGAACGTCGCCCAGCGGGGCAGTGGCGCCGCGGCCCGGTTTATGTGACCGATGCCCGCGACCCCAGTATCGCCGCCTACACAGCCCCGGACGCCGATCAAGTGTCGACACTGATGGAAGAGCTCGTGGATTGGCTGAACACCGACGATGGGCAGCACCCGCTTGTCCGTGCCGCGATGGCACACCTGCATCTCGTGTCGATCCACCCGTGGGCGGACGGCAACGGCCGCATGTCACGATCACTGCAAACATTGGTGATCGCCAGGGAAGGCGTGCTGGCGCCCGAGTTCTCGTCTGTCGAAGCATGGCTCGGCCGCCCGGGAAACACCTGGGAGTACTACCAGGTGCTAGGGCGGCGAGGTAGCACCTACCGGCCGGATCAAGACGTGTCCGAATGGCTTCGCTTCAGCTTGACGGCTTACCACCAGCAAGCCCAAACCGTCCATGCCCGTTGGGTGCGGTCCGGCACCGTATGGGCGAGGCTGGCCAAATATGTCGCGGGAATCCGATTGGATGACCGAGTCGTCAGCGCGTTGCATGATGCCGCCATGTCCGGAAGGGTCCGCCGTACGCGCTACGAACAAGCCGAGGGACTCAGTGTCCAACAGGCACAACGGGATCTACGTGACCTGGTCGCACTGGAGGTACTCGAGCCGGTCGGACGGACCCGTGCCCGTTTCTACAAGCCCGGGCCCGCTTTTCCGGAAGCGGCACTCGACGCTGCAAGCACCCCGACTGCCCTCGACGACCCTTACGCCGGGTTGTAG
- a CDS encoding 1-acyl-sn-glycerol-3-phosphate acyltransferase: MLYWLLKFVFPGPFMHVFNKPTVEGVEHIPADGPAIMAGNHLSFADWLFGPLMSPRRITYLAKAEYFTTPGLKGRLQKWFFSGAGQYPIDRTGADAAEDALNTAKKLLAEGRLVGLYPEGTRSPDGRLYKGKTGLARLALDTGVPVIPVAVIGTDKVSPPGPFRWRFAKVTVKFGKPIDFSRYEGMGGNRFVERAVTDEVMYELMQLTGQEYVDVYAHSLKKGVPSGSRPDAARIPDTAAS; encoded by the coding sequence ATGCTCTACTGGCTGCTGAAGTTCGTGTTTCCTGGACCTTTCATGCATGTCTTCAATAAACCCACGGTCGAGGGAGTCGAACACATTCCGGCGGACGGTCCGGCGATCATGGCGGGCAACCACCTCTCCTTCGCGGACTGGCTGTTCGGCCCGCTGATGAGCCCGCGGCGGATCACCTACCTGGCCAAGGCCGAATACTTCACCACCCCCGGCCTCAAGGGCCGCCTGCAGAAGTGGTTCTTCTCCGGCGCCGGTCAGTACCCGATCGACCGCACCGGCGCCGACGCCGCCGAGGACGCGCTCAACACCGCCAAGAAGCTGCTCGCCGAGGGCCGTCTCGTCGGCCTGTACCCGGAGGGCACCCGCTCCCCCGACGGCCGCCTGTACAAGGGCAAGACCGGCCTGGCCCGCCTCGCGCTCGACACCGGCGTCCCGGTCATCCCGGTCGCTGTCATCGGCACCGACAAGGTCAGCCCGCCCGGACCCTTCCGCTGGCGCTTCGCGAAGGTCACCGTCAAGTTCGGCAAGCCGATCGACTTCTCCCGCTACGAGGGCATGGGCGGCAACCGCTTCGTCGAGCGCGCCGTCACCGACGAGGTCATGTACGAGCTCATGCAGCTCACCGGCCAGGAGTACGTGGACGTCTACGCGCACAGCCTGAAGAAGGGCGTGCCGAGCGGCTCCCGCCCCGACGCCGCGCGCATCCCGGACACCGCAGCCAGCTAG